The Coffea arabica cultivar ET-39 chromosome 8e, Coffea Arabica ET-39 HiFi, whole genome shotgun sequence genome window below encodes:
- the LOC140012993 gene encoding deSI-like protein At4g17486 — MLCSMIVLSGKKRKKGATTAPVYLNVYDLTAMNGYAYWLGLGVYHSGVQVHGVEYAFGAHEHSTTGVFEVEPKQCPGFTFRKSILIGRTDLGPKEVRAFMEKLAEEYSGNTYNLITKNCNHFCNDVCLRLTRKPIPSWVNRLARLGFLCNCVLPAGLNETKVRHVRAEDRVYEKKKLRSHSSRFISPSNPTLLSSCPSKSARSGRQRSHHPPGPPSPH; from the exons ATGTTGTGTAGCATGATAGTGTTATCagggaagaagaggaagaagggtGCTACTACAGCCCCCGTTTACCTCAATGTATACGATCTCACCGCTATGAATGGCTACGCTTACTGGCTCGGCCTCGGCGTCTACCACTCCGGTGTTCAAG TTCATGGGGTGGAATATGCATTTGGTGCACATGAACATTCAACAACTGGGGTATTTGAAGTAGAACCCAAACAGTGCCCAGGGTTCACTTTCAGAAAATCGATCTTGATTGGTAGAACAGATTTGGGTCCTAAAGAAGTCCGTGCATTCATGGAGAAACTAGCAGAGGAGTATTCTGGCAACACATACAATCTCATTACCAAAAACTGCAATCATTTCTGTAATGATGTGTGCTTGCGCTTAACGAGGAAACCAATTCCTAGCTGGGTTAATCGGCTAGCACGACTTG GTTTTCTGTGTAACTGTGTTCTTCCAGCTGGCTTGAATGAGACAAAGGTCCGACATGTCAGAGCAGAAGACAGGGTGTATGAGAAGAAAAAGCTACGAAGCCATTCTAGTCGGTTTATATCTCCTTCTAATCCAACTCTGTTGTCATCctgtccttcaaaatctgccAGAAGTGGTAGACAAAGAAGTCATCACCCTCCAGGTCCTCCATCTCCTCACTGA